GCATCCGGTTCATCAATGGCTCACCCGACGCCGGCAACATCGACGTGTTGGTAAACGGCAAAGTGGTCGCGAGCAATGTTGCGTATGCTCAGGTCAGCGCGTATACGTCGCTGACGGTCGGGACGCAGCCTCTTCCGCAAGTCGCATTCGTCAAAACCGGGACGACAACCAATCTCTTTCCGGCGAACGGCACGACCCCGCAGACATTTCAACTCGGTGCAGCGGCCAACTCGAAGGTAACGGTCGTCCTCGAAGGTCGCGCGACGCTGATTGGTTCGCTTGGACTTCAAGTAGGTGCGTTCATCGAACCGACCATAACGACGCCGACTAGTGAATACAGCGTTGTCTTCCATCATGCGTCTCCGGCCGCGGCGGCTGCATCGCCGTTCGGTATATACGTGGGAGATATTGAACTCGGGAGTGCGCCGCTGTACTTGGTCTATGGCACCATGTCGTTCGGAACGACGAACGGGACGACGGCGTCGTTTGTCGGCGTTACCAGCCAACCGGCATTCGTTGGTCCTCCGGGCATCGGGTTTTGGGCCGGTCCCGTAATCACCGCGACGGCGACGCCGATCCCGATTAGCTCGAGCTCCGCATCACCGACGCCGAGTCCGTCGCCTACAGCAGCCCCGATTCCGTCACCGACGGTGTACGCAGCGACGGTTCCCGGGCCGCCGATCAATATTCCGGCGCCTTCAAACGATCAGTTCCCGGTGAGCGGCGTTGACTCGGCTAACGTGAATCAGTCGATGCCGGATGGCAGCAACAACGAGTTGTTTCTATACCTGATCGATTCGACGAGCTCGCCGACCGGCTCCCAAATGCTGGGCACGTTTACGAACTAGGTCGACCAACTAGGAAGATCGGAGTAACGTTCTTCCTTCCACGGATCGGCGTTGTTGTTGTAACCGCGGACTTCCCAAAAACCACGCTCGTCGTGATCGAGAAACTCGAGCCCGTGTAGCCATTTGGCGCTCTTCCAAAAGTACTTCTTTGGGACGAGCATTCGGACCGGGCCGCCATGCACCGGTTCGATCGGCTTTCCGTCGTACTCGTAAGCGATCATCACGTCGTCGTCGAGCATGACCGAAAGTGGAAGATTCGTCGTATAGTCGTTGTCGGCGTGTTGGATCACGTGCGTGACGCCGGACTTAAGCTGTGCGCGCTTCATGATCTCAGAGAACGGCGCGCCTTTCCAAGCCGTGTTTTTCTTCGACCAGCGCGTGACGCAGTGGATGTCGCCGGTCCACGTCATGGACGGCATTGCCTGCAGCTCGTCCCACGAAAGTTCGAACGAGTTTTCGACCAAACCAAAGAAACGCAGACGCCAGATTTTCGGATCGATCTGCGGGACGTCGCCGACGTGCAGGACGGGGAAGCCGGTCGTAAGCGTCTGGCCTGGCGGGACGGTCGGGTCTTGCTTGAGGAACGGCATCACCGCATTATAACAGTTGTGCCCAGCATACCGTTTCCAAAGCGGAAAGTGCCGCTCGACGTCGCGCGCAAGGAGCTCGAGATCCTCGAGAAGGCCTACCCCGAAGCTGCTACCGCGCTCGACTACGACAACGTCTTCAACCTCTTGATCGCGGTCATTCTCTCGGCGCAGACGACCGACGCCGGCGTCAATCGCGTGACGCCATTTCTGTTCGAGAAATACCCGACGCCGCAAGCCCTCGCGAGCGCGAAGCTCGCAGACGTCGAGAAGATCATCAAGCCGACCGGCTTCTTCCGAACCAAAAGCAAGAGCATCGTCAACGCAGCCAAGGCGCTCGTCGCGAACTTCGGCGGCGAAGTGCCGAAGGATCGCGAGAGCCTCGAGTCGCTGCCCGGCGTCGGGCGCAAGACGGCCAACGTCGTCATGTCGGTCGCGTTCGGCGAAGCGGCGATTGCCGTCGACACGCACGTCTTTCGCGTCTCACACCGGCTCGGACTGACGCTCGGGAAAAATCCGCGCGAGGTCGAGGAAGATTTGGTCAAGATCGTCTCTCCCAAGAAGCAACCTCACGTCAGCCATTGGCTTATCTTGCACGGCCGCGCGATCTGCAAAGCGCCATGGCCGAAGTGCGAGGAGTGCCCGGTCGTTAAGCTCTGTCCGACGCCGCCGATTCGCGCGCGGACATTAAAGAAAAAGGAGCGTAGCCGATAGGCTACACTCCTTCGAATGAGTCCGTTTTACTGAAAAAATCTACTTCTTTTTCTTGGCCATCTTTTTCTTGGCCATCTTTTTCTTGGCTGGCATGTAGCAGGCACCCCCCTCCGTGCGATGTTACCGGCTGAAATACCGGCGTCGCACTCGACTAACGAAGGTCGAGGCCGGGAAGTTTCTACCCCCGGGGGGCCTGTCCTTTGCCGACCATTTTCCGGGAGATGACGATCCGCTGGATCTGCTGCGTGCCCTCGTAGATCTGCGTGATCTTGGCGTCGCGCATCATTCGTTCGACCGGGTACTCCGTTGAGTAGCCGAACCCGCCAAGGATTTGGACCGCATCGGTGGTCACGCTCATGGCGACGTCGCCGCATTTGAGCTTGGCCATCGCGGCGAATTCGGTCGTATCCGGCGCGTCCTCGTCGCACTTGCGGGCTGCTTCGTAGAGCAGCAGGCGCGCCGACTCAACTTCGGTGCGCATGTCGGCAAGCATGAACTGAATGCCCTGCTGCTGCGCGATCGGCTTACCGAACGCGATCCGCTCTTTGGCGTACTGTGTTGCGTAGTCGAGCGCGCCTTGCGCGATGCCGAGCGCTTGCGCGGCGATTCCGGGACGCGACTTGTCGAGGACCTTCATTGCGATCTTGAAGCCTTCACCCTCGACGCCAAGTAAGTTCGCGGCCGGTACACGGCAATCAACGAAGTTGAGCTCTACCGTCGGCGAGCCGCGAATTCCCATTTTTTTCTCTAGTTTGCCTACATTGAATCCCGGCATGCCTTTCTCGACGAGAAAAGCGCTGATGCCACTCGGGCCTTTGCTCGGATCGGTGATCGCGAAAACGGTGACGACGTCGGCGACGCCGCCTTGCGTAATCCAAATCTTGGCGCCATTGAGAACGAATGCGTCGCCGTCACGCCTCGCGGTCGAGCGCATCGAGCCGGCTGCATCCGAGCCGCTGCC
Above is a genomic segment from Candidatus Baltobacteraceae bacterium containing:
- a CDS encoding acyl-CoA dehydrogenase family protein gives rise to the protein MAVAPPKYDSDEEAMILDMVRTLVAERVAPRAAEIDERGEFPWDIKELFAQNDLLGVPFPSEYGGVGSSFVTYVKVVEEVAKACASSALIIAVQELGTLPIMIGGSDEQKRRFIPKLASGESLCAYALTEVGSGSDAAGSMRSTARRDGDAFVLNGAKIWITQGGVADVVTVFAITDPSKGPSGISAFLVEKGMPGFNVGKLEKKMGIRGSPTVELNFVDCRVPAANLLGVEGEGFKIAMKVLDKSRPGIAAQALGIAQGALDYATQYAKERIAFGKPIAQQQGIQFMLADMRTEVESARLLLYEAARKCDEDAPDTTEFAAMAKLKCGDVAMSVTTDAVQILGGFGYSTEYPVERMMRDAKITQIYEGTQQIQRIVISRKMVGKGQAPRG
- the nth gene encoding endonuclease III, with protein sequence MPLDVARKELEILEKAYPEAATALDYDNVFNLLIAVILSAQTTDAGVNRVTPFLFEKYPTPQALASAKLADVEKIIKPTGFFRTKSKSIVNAAKALVANFGGEVPKDRESLESLPGVGRKTANVVMSVAFGEAAIAVDTHVFRVSHRLGLTLGKNPREVEEDLVKIVSPKKQPHVSHWLILHGRAICKAPWPKCEECPVVKLCPTPPIRARTLKKKERSR
- a CDS encoding sulfite oxidase-like oxidoreductase, which translates into the protein MPFLKQDPTVPPGQTLTTGFPVLHVGDVPQIDPKIWRLRFFGLVENSFELSWDELQAMPSMTWTGDIHCVTRWSKKNTAWKGAPFSEIMKRAQLKSGVTHVIQHADNDYTTNLPLSVMLDDDVMIAYEYDGKPIEPVHGGPVRMLVPKKYFWKSAKWLHGLEFLDHDERGFWEVRGYNNNADPWKEERYSDLPSWST
- a CDS encoding DUF4397 domain-containing protein yields the protein MRLNRTGIFVSLIVAALAISLASCGGGGSTTPNTTGTASIRFINGSPDAGNIDVLVNGKVVASNVAYAQVSAYTSLTVGTQPLPQVAFVKTGTTTNLFPANGTTPQTFQLGAAANSKVTVVLEGRATLIGSLGLQVGAFIEPTITTPTSEYSVVFHHASPAAAAASPFGIYVGDIELGSAPLYLVYGTMSFGTTNGTTASFVGVTSQPAFVGPPGIGFWAGPVITATATPIPISSSSASPTPSPSPTAAPIPSPTVYAATVPGPPINIPAPSNDQFPVSGVDSANVNQSMPDGSNNELFLYLIDSTSSPTGSQMLGTFTN